In a single window of the Pseudomonas entomophila genome:
- a CDS encoding MFS transporter, with protein sequence MPSRHAPALLAFALCLITLAVNLQAPLYIAYADLSGRGAAATAVAFSGYVLGVLPVLLALGGLADRVGRRPLILVALGLSMIATLIMLLAPGLEALGVARLLLGLGTGLASATATAYMGELMPPEHSSRAANWVTASTSLGFGLGAALTSLFLLHGPTLTPGSFHLQLALAAIALLLAWRLPDPRPTQRGAMLRLPFYPKGSLTHGMAIFLAWACVGLVIALLPSILRQHGLSAWSGFSTFCVISCGLLFQPIARRLSSTRATLLGLLILPCSYTLLAWGAHTGDLPAVLLGAIATSSACYGFIYLGGLTGVCQLAGIEKTRATAGFFLLAYCGFSLPVMLVGMLSDQLGSDRALTLYGIGLVAGCLLVASRLLQPAPLRKERNLENL encoded by the coding sequence ATGCCCTCTCGTCATGCCCCGGCCTTGCTGGCCTTTGCCCTGTGCTTGATCACCCTCGCGGTGAACCTTCAGGCCCCCCTGTACATCGCCTACGCCGACTTGTCCGGACGAGGCGCGGCGGCGACCGCCGTGGCCTTTTCCGGCTATGTGCTCGGCGTGCTGCCGGTTCTACTGGCCCTAGGCGGCCTTGCCGACCGGGTCGGCCGACGCCCGTTGATACTCGTGGCCTTGGGGCTGTCGATGATCGCTACCCTGATCATGCTGCTGGCACCCGGCCTGGAAGCCCTGGGCGTGGCGCGCTTGTTGCTGGGGCTGGGCACCGGCCTGGCCTCGGCCACGGCCACCGCCTACATGGGAGAATTGATGCCGCCAGAGCACAGCAGCCGCGCGGCCAATTGGGTCACCGCCAGCACCTCCCTGGGTTTTGGCCTGGGTGCGGCACTGACCAGCCTGTTCCTGTTGCACGGCCCCACGCTCACGCCTGGCAGCTTCCACCTGCAACTGGCACTGGCTGCAATCGCCCTGCTACTGGCCTGGCGTCTGCCAGACCCACGCCCGACCCAGCGCGGCGCCATGCTGCGCTTGCCTTTCTACCCCAAGGGGAGCCTGACCCATGGCATGGCGATTTTCCTGGCCTGGGCTTGCGTCGGCCTGGTCATCGCCCTGCTGCCGAGTATCCTGCGCCAGCATGGGCTGAGTGCCTGGTCGGGCTTCTCGACCTTCTGCGTGATCAGTTGCGGCCTATTGTTCCAGCCCATCGCGCGTCGCCTGTCCAGCACGCGGGCAACCTTGCTGGGGCTGCTGATCCTGCCGTGCAGTTACACCCTGCTAGCCTGGGGCGCGCACACTGGCGACCTGCCTGCTGTGCTGCTAGGCGCGATCGCCACCAGCAGCGCCTGCTATGGCTTCATCTACTTAGGGGGGCTGACCGGGGTATGCCAACTGGCAGGTATTGAGAAAACCCGCGCCACTGCTGGTTTCTTCCTGCTGGCCTATTGCGGCTTCAGCTTGCCGGTGATGCTTGTGGGAATGCTGAGTGACCAACTGGGGAGCGACCGCGCACTGACGCTGTACGGCATCGGTTTGGTAGCCGGTTGCCTGCTGGTGGCCAGCCGCCTATTGCAGCCTGCGCCTCTGCGTAAAGAGCGCAACCTTGAAAATTTGTAG